From Roseburia hominis, the proteins below share one genomic window:
- a CDS encoding HD domain-containing protein, with protein sequence MVNRAIEFATKVHDGQFRKGTKRPYIVHPVEVGDIVSSMTQDEEIISAAILHDTIEDCEGVTAEVLAEKFSPRVASFVVQDSEDKSKTWLERKSATIEFIKHAPREVQMIGLADKLSNIRDIDRDYPVLGEELWNRFRMKDKNTIGWYYKGVRDALEDAFEELPAYQEYCRLIEKNFGE encoded by the coding sequence ATGGTAAACAGGGCCATTGAGTTTGCAACCAAAGTACATGACGGGCAGTTTCGTAAGGGGACGAAACGCCCGTATATTGTGCACCCGGTAGAGGTGGGGGACATCGTCTCTTCCATGACCCAGGATGAGGAAATCATCAGTGCGGCAATTTTACATGACACCATCGAAGACTGCGAAGGTGTGACTGCAGAAGTGCTTGCAGAAAAATTTTCCCCGAGAGTAGCATCGTTTGTTGTGCAGGACAGTGAGGATAAGTCTAAGACCTGGCTCGAACGCAAAAGTGCGACGATAGAATTTATTAAGCATGCGCCCCGCGAGGTGCAGATGATCGGACTTGCGGACAAGCTCTCCAACATACGGGATATCGACAGGGACTATCCGGTGTTAGGCGAAGAACTCTGGAATCGTTTCCGCATGAAGGATAAGAATACCATCGGCTGGTATTATAAGGGGGTCAGAGATGCGCTGGAAGACGCATTTGAAGAGCTTCCCGCTTATCAGGAGTATTGTAGATTAATTGAGAAGAATTTCGGTGAATAG
- a CDS encoding asparaginase has product MKKILMLGTGGTIASKQTGHGLAPGLSPEDILSYIPAVKDVCEVDTLQVCNLDSTNMGPENWKRIVEVLEEKYDRYDGFVICHGTDTLAYTAAALSYMIQDSRKPIVITGAQKPINMDVTDAKTNLLDSFIYAADDESQNVNIVFDGKVIVGTRAKKERAKSYNAFSSINFPYPAVIQDGMLVRYIPEIPCRGRVRFYYDMKDSVCVLKLIPGMKPDILPYLFEHYDCLVIESFGVGGIPQTLEKAFYQEMEKWAEQGKFVVMTTQVANEGSNMTVYEVGKRVKQDFNLIEAYDMTLEAVITKLMWLMGRENLSEDEIRKGFYKTINHDILFTKRMMEEI; this is encoded by the coding sequence TTGAAGAAGATACTGATGTTAGGAACCGGCGGTACGATCGCGTCCAAACAGACCGGTCATGGGCTGGCGCCGGGACTTTCACCGGAAGATATTTTGTCGTACATTCCGGCGGTGAAGGACGTGTGCGAGGTGGATACGCTCCAAGTCTGCAATCTGGACAGCACCAACATGGGGCCGGAGAATTGGAAGAGGATCGTGGAAGTTCTGGAAGAAAAATATGACAGATATGATGGTTTTGTTATTTGCCATGGAACGGATACGCTGGCCTATACAGCGGCGGCTCTGTCCTATATGATTCAGGATTCCAGGAAACCGATCGTGATCACAGGGGCGCAGAAGCCGATCAATATGGATGTGACAGATGCGAAGACGAACCTTCTGGACAGCTTTATCTACGCGGCAGACGATGAGTCACAGAATGTAAATATCGTATTTGACGGGAAAGTAATCGTGGGGACCCGTGCGAAAAAGGAGAGGGCGAAGAGCTACAATGCATTTTCCAGTATCAATTTCCCGTATCCGGCGGTGATCCAGGACGGGATGCTGGTGCGCTATATTCCGGAGATTCCGTGCCGGGGGCGTGTACGTTTTTACTACGACATGAAAGACAGCGTGTGCGTGTTGAAGCTGATTCCGGGAATGAAACCAGACATTTTGCCCTATCTGTTTGAACATTATGACTGTCTGGTAATCGAGAGCTTTGGAGTGGGCGGCATCCCGCAGACGCTGGAAAAAGCGTTCTATCAGGAGATGGAAAAATGGGCGGAGCAGGGCAAATTCGTGGTGATGACGACCCAGGTGGCCAACGAGGGCAGCAATATGACTGTTTACGAGGTGGGCAAGCGTGTCAAACAGGATTTTAATCTGATTGAGGCATACGATATGACGCTGGAAGCGGTCATCACGAAGCTGATGTGGCTGATGGGACGGGAGAATCTGTCGGAGGATGAGATCCGAAAAGGCTTCTATAAGACGATCAACCATGACATTTTATTTACGAAAAGAATGATGGAAGAAATATAG